The following are from one region of the Populus trichocarpa isolate Nisqually-1 chromosome 8, P.trichocarpa_v4.1, whole genome shotgun sequence genome:
- the LOC18101362 gene encoding LOW QUALITY PROTEIN: stemmadenine O-acetyltransferase (The sequence of the model RefSeq protein was modified relative to this genomic sequence to represent the inferred CDS: deleted 2 bases in 1 codon), whose protein sequence is MVRIDIEIVSREIIKPSSPIVQHKKPYKLSLLDQLTPATYSSIIFFYPNMNDVNSNSITKTRTDHLKKSLSETLNIYYPLSGRVKDNLFIDSFNEGVPSIEAQVNCCLFDFLKHFEIESLNHFLPFQPYSKEDMNAPLMSIQVSRFTCGGMAVGFSASHKLVDGATFKAFLTALTFISRGDCNDVKQPDFEQASPILFPPRNSLPQNHLSLMETLWFTEGNYITRRLVFNPKAIAMLRAKAKAGRPDAKPTRIQTLTCFIWKCCLAASKAISGSPKPSILVEAVDLRSRTKPPISDTSTGNVFWWATALVNPMGTKTELPELVNILNEATALYDSDYTQTLQGGEGFKTMSEYCNQLEELFSLEKPDIFAITSWCHSGFTKTNFGWGEPIWAGHMGKAGSAFKNLTMFIETKDGKGIEAWVTLDEERMTILERDPEFLAFASPNPKISPLNIISVL, encoded by the exons ATGGTGAGGATAGATATTGAGATTGTTTCAAGAGAAATCATCAAACCATCTTCACCAATAGTTCAGCATAAAAAACCCTACAAACTATCCCTTTTAGACCAGCTTACTCCCGCAACTTACTCCTCCATTATTTTCTTCTATCCAAATATGAACGATGTCAATTCCAATAGTATCACAAAAACCAGAACTGATCACTTAAAGAAATCTCTCTCAGAGACTCTTAATATCTACTACCCTTTATCTGGAAGGGTAAAGGATAACCTTTTCATTGATTCTTTCAATGAAGGAGTTCCATCCATTGAAGCCCAAGTTAATTGTTGCCTGTTCGATTTCCTTAAACACTTTGAGATTGAGTCGTTGAACCATTTCCTTCCCTTCCAACCCTATTCCAAGGAAGACATGAATGCACCTTTGATGTCAATACAAGTTAGCAGGTTTACTTGTGGAGGAATGGCAGTGGGCTTTTCTGCTTCACACAAGCTCGTGGACGGAGCAACATTTAAGGCTTTCCTTACAGCTTTGACTTTTATATCCCGAGGTGATTGCAATGATGTTAAACAACCTGATTTCGAACAGGCATCG CCGATCCTTTTTCCACCCAGAAATTCACTTCCACAAAACCATTTATCACTAATGGAAACCTTGTGGTTCACGGAAGGAAATTACATTACAAGAAGGTTGGTCTTTAATCCAAAAGCGATAGCCATGTTAAGGGCCAAGGCCAAAGCTGGCAGGCCTGATGCTAAGCCAACTAGAATTCAAACGTTGACGTGTTTCATTTGGAAATGTTGTTTGGCCGCTTCAAAGGCCATATCAGGTTCACCAAAACCATCCATTTTGGTTGAAGCGGTCGATCTGCGGTCGCGAACAAAGCCGCCCATCTCTGACACTTCCACTGGGAATGTCTTTTGGTGGGCAACTGCACTTGTTAACCCCATGGGCACAAAAACAGAGTTGCCTGAATTGGTTAACATATTGAATGAAGCCACTGCACTCTATGATAGTGATTACACACAAACCCTTCAAGGTGGAGAAGGGTTTAAAACCATGTCTGAATACTGTAACCAGCTAGAGGAGTTATTTTCTCTTGAAAAGCCAGATATATTTGCAATTACTAGCTGGTGTCATTCTGGTTTCACAAAGACCAACTTTGGATGGGGAGAGCCCATCTGGGCTGGTCACATGGGAAAGGCCGGCTCTGCTTTCAAAAATCTCACCATGTTCATTGAAACCAAAGATGGTAAAGGCATTGAGGCATGGGTCACCTTAGATGAGGAAAGAATGACCATCCTGGAACGTGATCCTGAGTTCCTGGCTTTTGCATCTCCAAATCCCAAGATTTCTCCCCTCAATATCATCTCTGTGTTATAA
- the LOC7479864 gene encoding stemmadenine O-acetyltransferase-like — MAKIEVHIISKELIKPSSPAIQQKKPYELTLFDQLTPTTYSPAIFFYPMNDVNFNNITAKTRIDSLKKSLSETLNLYYPFSGRVKDNLFIDCFSEGVPFLEAQVNCRLSDYLKHNEIESLNLFLPCHPFAKENMSAPISAFQVSIFACGGISLGWSASHKLVDGGTAKAFLSAWASKSRGEHTEAIQPDFSKASLFFPPRNPLPRNHISLMETLWFTEANYITRRFVFDPKAIAMLRAKAKAGKPDTKPSRTETLSCFIWKCCMAASKAISDSPKPSIMVEAVNLRSRTKPPMSEASIGNIFWWATAVANPTDTNTELHELVNQLNEAIALYDSDYTRTMQGEEGFETMSDYCSQLEGLFSLEKPDIFAFTCWCYLGLTKANFGWGEPLWVGLMGKVGPAFRNLTVLVETKDGNGIEAWVTLDEERMAVLERDPEFLAFASPNPKFSSL; from the coding sequence ATGGCGAAGATAGAAGTTCACATCATTTCAAAAGAACTCATCAAACCATCTTCCCCAGCAATTCAGCAGAAAAAACCCTACGAACTCACCCTTTTTGATCAGCTCACTCCCACAACTTATTCCCCAGCTATCTTCTTCTACCCCATGAACGATGTCAATTTCAACAATATTACTGCCAAAACCAGAATTGATAGCTTAAAGAAATCTCTCTCAGAGACCCTTAACCTCTACTACCCCTTTTCTGGAAGGGTTAAAGATAATCTCTTCATTGATTGTTTCAGTGAAGGGGTCCCATTCCTTGAAGCCCAAGTTAATTGTCGCTTGTCTGATTACCTTAAACACAATGAAATTGAGTCACTGAACCTTTTCCTTCCATGCCACCCCTTTGCAAAGGAAAACATGAGTGCACCTATATCAGCTTTTCAAGTGAGCATATTTGCATGTGGAGGAATATCACTTGGCTGGTCTGCTTCACATAAGCTCGTTGATGGGGGAACAGCCAAGGCTTTCCTTTCAGCTTGGGCATCTAAATCTCGAGGAGAACATACTGAGGCTATACAGCCTGATTTCAGTAAGGCGTCACTCTTTTTTCCACCAAGAAATCCACTTCCACGGAACCATATATCACTAATGGAAACCTTGTGGTTCACGGAAGCAAATTACATTACAAGAAGGTTTGTCTTTGATCCCAAAGCGATAGCAATGTTAAGGGCTAAGGCCAAAGCTGGCAAGCCGGACACCAAGCCATCAAGAACGGAGACATTGTCATGTTTCATTTGGAAATGCTGTATGGCTGCTTCAAAGGCAATATCAGATTCACCAAAGCCATCCATTATGGTCGAAGCAGTGAATCTCCGGTCGCGTACGAAGCCACCCATGTCCGAAGCTTCCATTGGGAATATCTTTTGGTGGGCAACTGCTGTTGCAAACCCCACAGACACAAACACAGAACTGCATGAATTGGTAAACCAGTTGAATGAAGCTATTGCACTGTATGATAGTGATTATACACGAACTATGCAAGGTGAAGAAGGGTTTGAAACCATGTCTGATTACTGCAGCCAGCTAGAAGGGTTATTCTCTCTTGAAAAGCCAGATATATTTGCTTTTACTTGTTGGTGTTATCTTGGTTTAACCAAGGCAAACTTTGGATGGGGAGAGCCCTTGTGGGTTGGTCTCATGGGCAAAGTTGGCCCTGCATTCAGAAATCTCACTGTACTTGTCGAAACCAAAGATGGTAACGGGATTGAGGCATGGGTCACGTTAGATGAGGAACGAATGGCTGTACTGGAACGTGATCCTGAATTTTTGGCATTTGCTTCTCCAAATCCTAAGTTTTCAAGCCTTTga